A window from Tindallia magadiensis encodes these proteins:
- the tdh gene encoding L-threonine 3-dehydrogenase, with protein MKALVKKHRSPGIWLEDVPEPEVGKNDVLIKIKQTSVCGTDVHIYQWDDWSQQTIPVPMTIGHEFVGEVVAMGENVHDVQIGEIVSGEGHLVCGRCRNCLAGRRHLCMNTSGVGVNRSGAFAEYLSIPVTNVWHCDPSIPLDVLSCFDPLGNAVHTALSFDVLGEDVLITGAGPIGIMAAAVVRHAGARHVVITDVNEYRLDLARKMGVTRAVNVQNTKVEDVMKDLGMKEGFDVGLEMSGNASAFHSMIQTMCHGGKIAVLGIQQPDTKVDWNTIVFNGLTLKGIYGREMYETWYKMTAMIQSGLDISPVITHHFHYTEFEKAFELMASGNSGKIVLNWED; from the coding sequence ATGAAAGCCCTTGTAAAAAAACACCGTAGCCCTGGAATCTGGTTAGAAGATGTTCCAGAACCAGAAGTTGGAAAAAATGACGTATTAATTAAAATCAAACAAACCTCTGTATGTGGTACAGACGTCCATATTTACCAGTGGGATGACTGGTCGCAGCAAACAATCCCTGTACCGATGACCATTGGCCATGAATTTGTAGGCGAAGTGGTAGCTATGGGAGAAAATGTTCATGATGTTCAGATAGGAGAAATTGTCTCTGGAGAAGGCCATTTAGTATGTGGACGTTGTCGTAACTGTCTGGCAGGTCGGCGTCATCTTTGCATGAACACCAGTGGAGTAGGCGTGAATCGTTCTGGCGCCTTTGCGGAATACCTTTCCATTCCTGTTACTAATGTGTGGCACTGTGATCCATCCATTCCTTTGGATGTGCTTAGCTGTTTTGATCCATTAGGCAATGCGGTGCATACCGCCCTTAGCTTTGATGTATTAGGGGAAGATGTGTTGATTACGGGTGCTGGGCCTATTGGTATTATGGCGGCGGCGGTTGTTCGACATGCAGGTGCCCGTCATGTAGTCATTACAGATGTGAATGAATACCGACTGGATTTGGCCCGAAAAATGGGCGTGACTCGAGCGGTTAATGTTCAAAACACGAAAGTAGAAGACGTGATGAAAGACCTTGGCATGAAGGAAGGCTTTGATGTGGGACTGGAAATGTCCGGAAATGCTTCCGCCTTCCACAGCATGATTCAGACCATGTGTCATGGTGGTAAAATTGCCGTACTGGGAATCCAGCAGCCGGATACAAAAGTTGACTGGAATACCATTGTCTTTAATGGCCTTACTCTAAAAGGAATTTATGGAAGAGAAATGTACGAAACCTGGTATAAAATGACGGCTATGATTCAATCAGGCCTGGATATTTCACCAGTCATTACCCATCATTTTCATTACACTGAATTTGAAAAAGCCTTCGAGTTAATGGCATCTGGAAACTCCGGTAAAATTGTGTTAAACTGGGAAGACTAG
- a CDS encoding glycine C-acetyltransferase, whose protein sequence is MFTTDQKQHYHHILAEIKEQGLWKEERIISGPQHSRINTTQEENVINLCANNYLGLSSHPRVIEAAKNSYDHWGYGLSSVRFICGTQSVHKDLEAGLTSFLGTEDTILYSSCFDANGGLFETILGEKDTIISDELNHASIIDGMRLCKAKKLIYKNNNLEDLEAKLKERQKEGITLIATDGVFSMDGIVADLKGICDLADQYGAMVMVDDSHAVGFMGKKGRGTHEHCDVMERVDIITGTLGKALGGASGGYTSGRKEIIDLLRQRSRPYLFSNTLAPAIAAASLEVLKLLSESTEYRDRVHENTRYFRERLTEIGYTTIPGDHPIVPVMLGDAVLAQKMADDLLSRGLYVIGFFFPVVPKGKARIRTQISAAHSREELDQALEAFQQSYDKFLKA, encoded by the coding sequence ATGTTTACAACCGATCAAAAACAACATTATCATCATATTCTTGCTGAGATCAAGGAACAGGGACTTTGGAAAGAAGAGCGGATTATATCTGGTCCTCAGCATTCTCGAATCAATACCACCCAGGAAGAAAATGTAATTAATTTATGTGCCAACAATTACCTGGGACTTTCCAGTCATCCACGTGTTATCGAAGCAGCTAAAAACAGCTATGATCACTGGGGATATGGACTTTCCTCTGTAAGGTTTATTTGTGGAACGCAGTCTGTTCATAAAGACTTGGAAGCCGGCCTGACTTCTTTTCTGGGAACAGAGGACACCATTCTGTATTCCTCTTGCTTCGATGCTAATGGTGGACTCTTTGAAACCATCCTGGGAGAAAAAGATACCATTATCAGTGATGAACTAAATCATGCCAGCATTATTGATGGAATGAGGCTTTGCAAAGCAAAAAAATTAATCTACAAAAATAACAATTTAGAAGATCTGGAAGCCAAACTGAAAGAACGGCAAAAAGAAGGAATTACACTGATTGCTACAGATGGTGTTTTTTCCATGGACGGCATTGTAGCCGATCTAAAAGGCATCTGTGATTTGGCGGATCAATATGGAGCTATGGTAATGGTAGATGACAGCCATGCTGTTGGTTTTATGGGGAAAAAGGGTCGCGGAACCCATGAGCATTGTGATGTGATGGAGCGAGTGGATATCATCACAGGAACTCTTGGGAAAGCATTGGGAGGCGCTAGTGGCGGTTATACCAGTGGTCGCAAAGAAATTATTGATTTGTTGCGCCAGCGCAGCCGTCCCTATCTTTTCTCTAACACCTTGGCGCCGGCTATTGCGGCTGCCTCTTTAGAAGTATTAAAACTGCTTTCTGAGTCTACGGAATATAGGGATCGGGTTCATGAAAACACCCGTTATTTCCGAGAGCGCCTGACTGAAATCGGCTACACCACCATTCCGGGAGATCATCCGATTGTCCCTGTAATGTTGGGAGACGCTGTATTGGCACAAAAAATGGCGGATGATTTATTAAGCCGTGGTTTATACGTGATAGGCTTCTTCTTCCCGGTAGTACCAAAAGGAAAAGCCCGCATCCGAACTCAAATTTCGGCAGCTCATAGCCGTGAAGAGTTGGATCAGGCGTTGGAAGCTTTTCAACAATCTTATGACAAGTTCTTAAAAGCATAA